A DNA window from Flammeovirga agarivorans contains the following coding sequences:
- a CDS encoding efflux RND transporter periplasmic adaptor subunit: MKKLNIYILTLFLIVGTYSCSSSIGENHEHSEEEKHEHKEGHEEGEHGEEVHINALQFKSIDMEIGELQKMNIGEYVMTNGDLEVPPQHDAAVTTIIGANVIKIKVIEGEKVKKGQVLAYISHPDLISLQTEYQQKFHQLSFAKEEYNRQKKLYDEKVGSGREYQKASASYFSLNGEVKGLEAQLKMLLLNLPKIQEGHIYENIPVVSPLNGYIQKVLVKTGQYVLPQKELFEVISLDDIHVDLMVYEKDISKVEVGQDVIFTTEIESGKKRKAKIFNIGKSFEKGPKAIHLHADIVDQKDDLIPGTYVRGKILINNKYVDALPEAAVVQEGEDYFFFTVDREGDEWSFKPQKVQVGNSDHGNIEVKLLYPMKQGQKVALNNAYYLMAEMKKSEGGHHHH; this comes from the coding sequence ATGAAAAAATTAAATATATATATACTGACCCTGTTCCTAATAGTAGGGACTTACTCTTGTTCTTCTTCTATTGGTGAAAACCATGAGCATAGCGAAGAAGAGAAACATGAACACAAAGAAGGGCATGAAGAAGGTGAACATGGTGAAGAAGTTCATATCAATGCTTTACAGTTTAAAAGTATAGATATGGAAATTGGAGAACTTCAAAAGATGAATATCGGTGAATATGTGATGACCAATGGAGATCTCGAAGTACCTCCTCAACATGATGCAGCTGTGACCACAATTATTGGAGCGAATGTCATTAAGATAAAAGTGATTGAGGGAGAGAAGGTGAAAAAAGGGCAAGTATTAGCTTATATCAGTCACCCTGATCTGATTAGTCTGCAGACCGAGTATCAACAAAAGTTTCATCAATTATCTTTTGCAAAAGAAGAATACAATCGTCAGAAAAAACTGTATGATGAGAAGGTAGGTTCTGGGAGAGAATATCAGAAAGCATCTGCATCCTACTTTAGTTTAAATGGTGAGGTGAAAGGATTAGAAGCTCAATTGAAAATGTTGCTTCTCAATTTACCAAAGATCCAAGAAGGACATATCTACGAAAATATTCCAGTTGTTAGTCCTTTAAATGGATATATTCAGAAGGTCCTTGTTAAAACTGGACAATACGTTTTACCTCAGAAAGAATTATTCGAAGTAATATCTCTTGATGATATACATGTGGATTTAATGGTATATGAAAAAGATATCTCTAAAGTAGAGGTAGGACAAGATGTGATTTTCACTACCGAAATAGAATCTGGAAAAAAGAGAAAAGCAAAGATTTTTAATATCGGTAAATCTTTTGAAAAAGGACCGAAAGCCATACATCTTCATGCTGATATTGTAGATCAGAAAGATGACTTGATTCCGGGTACTTATGTAAGAGGAAAGATACTGATCAATAATAAATATGTAGATGCCTTACCCGAAGCGGCTGTAGTTCAAGAGGGTGAAGACTATTTCTTCTTTACTGTGGACAGAGAGGGAGACGAATGGTCTTTTAAACCTCAAAAGGTTCAGGTAGGAAATAGTGATCATGGAAATATTGAAGTGAAGTTATTGTACCCAATGAAACAGGGACAAAAAGTAGCTTTAAATAATGCCTATTATCTAATGGCTGAAATGAAAAAATCGGAAGGTGGACATCACCACCATTAA
- a CDS encoding LruC domain-containing protein, with translation MTHFFKRHLPVALFIITTLIGCSQKENDPTDPQSGAQDGQTALTDYTVPDGFNYETTQEINLRITSENVSQPVVYSIYAIEDGDNLLLRGKALSDAEGRLEYSTNFSNHIEALYIMRSSNGRDHFEKIQLTTSNISVNFNEESERVRSNNSRVQDCNDLLYAVNSDGEQFTIDLENSYAQSTPIAIAGGSQANAIDRSRNIMYYDVRTGSNTANLYSTDLATGTANLIGQNNTGISVFDNSYARMEYDHATDYLIIGDAHRILIMDASDNSIVHNPTVNGLVPGGGNPNGGGDIAIDNNGNMYMATGTVGLYSMTFNSDTTVATCTQITPGSFPYYITGLAFDRNNNMYATVNSSGNAVLLQMDPSDGSYTILDTLDHPVRDISGYRCTAQEADSDDDGVVDANDDYPNNPNKAFNNNYPTAGAWSSVAYEDLYPHRGDFDFNDLIIEYNFNLITNADNDVVEMDMEFKAKSVQAHLHSGFAIELPFHADSISSVAGSILTGGVVSLDSKGLESGIPAEKPVVIIFDKSSDVLSGTGPVKSSSTINVVVSLSSPVALSSLGDVPYNPFIFVNSERDREVHLPGKSYTSKFNTSFIQAGEDVGGFKTVENYPWAVHVPIRFDPPKENVDITNAYVNFSTFATTGGGSNRNWYTMQEGNRNTSNLHEQ, from the coding sequence ATGACTCATTTTTTTAAGAGACACTTACCAGTTGCTCTTTTCATCATCACAACCTTGATCGGATGTTCTCAAAAGGAAAACGATCCTACCGATCCACAAAGCGGAGCACAAGATGGCCAAACAGCTCTAACAGATTACACTGTTCCTGATGGATTCAACTACGAAACTACTCAAGAAATAAACTTGAGAATAACTTCAGAGAATGTATCGCAACCAGTAGTATATAGTATATATGCGATTGAAGATGGTGATAACTTATTGTTAAGAGGTAAAGCATTATCAGACGCAGAAGGTCGATTGGAATATTCGACAAACTTCTCTAATCATATAGAAGCACTATATATAATGAGAAGTAGTAATGGCCGAGATCATTTTGAAAAAATTCAACTAACAACAAGTAACATAAGTGTAAATTTCAATGAAGAATCTGAAAGGGTTAGAAGTAATAATTCAAGGGTACAAGATTGTAACGATTTGTTATATGCGGTAAATTCTGATGGTGAACAGTTTACTATCGACCTAGAGAATAGTTATGCACAATCTACACCTATTGCAATTGCAGGTGGATCACAAGCCAATGCAATTGACCGTTCAAGAAATATCATGTATTATGATGTAAGAACAGGAAGTAACACAGCTAATCTTTACAGTACTGATTTAGCTACTGGTACAGCCAATTTAATTGGTCAAAACAATACAGGTATTTCAGTATTTGATAACAGTTATGCTCGTATGGAATATGATCACGCTACAGATTATTTGATCATTGGTGATGCACATAGAATACTAATTATGGATGCATCAGACAATAGCATCGTTCATAATCCTACTGTAAATGGTTTAGTTCCTGGTGGTGGAAACCCGAATGGAGGTGGAGATATCGCTATTGATAATAATGGTAATATGTATATGGCTACAGGTACTGTTGGTCTATATTCAATGACCTTTAATAGTGATACTACAGTAGCTACCTGTACACAAATTACACCAGGTAGTTTCCCTTATTACATAACAGGTCTTGCGTTTGATAGAAACAACAATATGTATGCTACAGTCAACTCAAGTGGTAATGCAGTTTTATTACAAATGGATCCTTCAGATGGTTCATACACTATACTTGATACTTTAGATCACCCTGTTAGAGATATCTCGGGTTATCGTTGTACAGCTCAAGAAGCAGATTCTGACGATGATGGTGTAGTTGATGCAAATGATGATTATCCGAATAATCCAAACAAGGCATTCAACAATAATTATCCAACCGCAGGTGCATGGTCATCAGTAGCATATGAAGATTTATACCCTCACAGAGGTGACTTTGATTTCAACGATTTGATCATTGAATACAATTTCAATTTGATTACTAATGCCGATAATGATGTGGTGGAAATGGATATGGAATTCAAAGCAAAATCTGTTCAGGCACATTTACATTCCGGTTTTGCTATAGAGTTACCGTTCCATGCTGACTCTATCAGTAGTGTCGCAGGTTCAATTTTAACAGGAGGTGTAGTTTCATTAGACAGTAAAGGTCTAGAAAGTGGAATCCCAGCAGAAAAACCTGTAGTAATCATTTTTGATAAATCATCCGATGTTTTAAGTGGTACAGGACCTGTGAAATCAAGTAGTACTATCAATGTAGTAGTGAGCCTAAGTAGTCCAGTAGCATTATCATCACTAGGAGATGTACCATATAATCCATTTATCTTCGTAAATAGTGAAAGGGATAGAGAGGTGCATTTACCAGGTAAATCTTATACTTCTAAATTCAATACATCATTTATTCAAGCAGGTGAAGATGTAGGTGGTTTTAAAACAGTTGAAAATTATCCATGGGCAGTACATGTTCCAATTCGTTTTGATCCTCCAAAAGAGAATGTAGATATTACTAATGCCTATGTCAATTTCTCAACTTTTGCTACTACTGGTGGTGGAAGTAACCGTAATTGGTATACAATGCAAGAAGGAAATAGAAATACGAGTAATCTACACGAACAGTAA
- a CDS encoding CusA/CzcA family heavy metal efflux RND transporter has protein sequence MINKIISFSIKNKLLIGIFILFWLVGGIWSLSKVPVDAVPDITNNQVQVITQAPSLGTEEVEQFITYPVELALSNLPDVVEIRSVSRSGLSLVTIVFKDQMGTFLPRQLVAEKLPEIKENIPAGFAEPFIGPITTGLGEIYQYTLEVDEAFKDKYSLSELRSVQDWIIKRQMAMVPGVVEVNAFGGYIKQYEVAVKPDVLRSMDITLSEVFEALEKNNQNSGAAYIVKNHKANFIRGEGLARSLSDIENIVVAHQGGLPIKIRDIGKVQYGHAVRYGALTKEGEGEAVGGMILMLKGANSKEVIHAVQERVELIQKSLPEGISIKEFLARNKLIDKTTSTVSQNLVEGALIVIFVLVLLLGNWRGGLVVASTIPLSLLFAFMMMYQFDVWANLMSLGAIDFGIIVDGAVIIVEATVFAMHSKIKGAIQLTQDEKDQATYQSSSKMMNSAFFGQLIILIVFAPILTLEGVEGKMFIPMALTFMFAMIGVMILCLTYVPMVSSLFINVHQGSSVGFGDKLIRGIENFYEPILLVSLKRGKVILLSSFVVLVGSIYIFTTMGGEFMTQLDEGDIAYHVMMKPGSSLEETIEATTKVEKIMKDNFPEVEQVMSRIGVADVPTDPMPFDLADCLVILKPKSEWTSASSKEELIEKFKEKLSILPGVNYEFTQPIEMRFNELISGVREDIAVKLFGEDLDILANKAQEISKLVSKVEGIGDMRVEATAGLPQISIQYNREKVAQYGLNISDLNTLVQTAFAGKSAGLIFEGEKRFDLVVRFDKTERDNIDQLREILVPLRDGSQVPLYLVADIDYELGPMQISRDNTQRRTYVGINVRGRDIQSVVEDIKQILDEELELPPGYFIRYGGQFENLERANRKLQIVVPVALLSIFFLLFLALRSWRQTIMINMAIPFATIGGILALYFRGLPFSISAGVGFVVLFGVAVLNGLVLIEGWNELKENGVDDLDERIRLGTKRRIRPILLTALTDILGFLPMAISASAGAEVQRPLATVVIGGMITSTLLTLIVLPIMYKMIESRRVIVKPNAKLVSVAFIGFCMLLLPKHVKAQTGVIETLDQAIAIGLQQNGSVKIAETDVQLTEEQKRQAIDINKTKVTAEYGQYNSYRNDLGISISQNFDFPTVYSKQKKLAEENISGSNIKLQMTQNQVVSEIRSAWYQLSYLVERQKLMYFQDSLYQEFLRASTIRYETEAANYLEKASAETQVMQIENEIYLLEADILIQENTLRVLLQDTLGYVFKPAPLNKRGAETVLDQEKVNSNPLLQFAQQQIEIANAEQKVASAEMLPDIQLGYFNNSMDGSVLSDGSFASSSDRFQGFSVGLGVPLFFGSQKAKVNAAKLQRQIAQISADQQQIRLEGQYKRLIQQLNQLNGSLEYYENKALPQVDRIIDNAQKSFENGAINYVEYFQNVNQSLEIKYAYLNTLNNYNMITIQLEYLINE, from the coding sequence ATGATTAATAAAATCATTTCCTTCTCAATAAAGAACAAATTATTGATAGGGATCTTTATACTCTTTTGGTTAGTCGGAGGAATCTGGAGCTTATCAAAAGTGCCTGTTGATGCTGTACCTGATATAACCAATAATCAAGTACAAGTAATCACACAAGCTCCTAGTTTAGGAACTGAAGAAGTAGAACAATTTATCACATACCCTGTAGAGTTAGCGTTATCTAATTTACCAGATGTTGTGGAGATTCGTTCGGTAAGTAGATCAGGACTATCATTGGTAACTATTGTCTTCAAAGATCAAATGGGTACATTTTTACCTAGACAATTAGTTGCTGAAAAGCTTCCTGAAATTAAAGAAAATATACCTGCAGGCTTTGCAGAGCCATTTATTGGACCAATTACTACTGGTCTTGGTGAAATTTATCAATATACCTTAGAAGTTGATGAAGCATTTAAAGACAAATACTCTTTATCTGAACTAAGGTCTGTACAAGATTGGATCATCAAAAGACAAATGGCCATGGTTCCCGGTGTGGTTGAGGTCAATGCTTTTGGAGGTTATATCAAACAATATGAAGTAGCCGTAAAACCCGATGTGTTGAGATCAATGGACATTACTTTGTCGGAGGTATTTGAAGCATTGGAAAAAAATAATCAGAACTCTGGAGCTGCTTATATTGTCAAAAACCATAAAGCCAATTTTATTAGAGGAGAAGGTTTGGCAAGAAGTCTTTCTGATATTGAAAATATTGTAGTTGCACATCAGGGAGGACTCCCAATTAAAATTAGAGATATTGGTAAGGTACAATATGGTCATGCTGTAAGGTATGGAGCACTTACTAAAGAAGGTGAAGGCGAAGCCGTTGGGGGAATGATATTAATGTTGAAAGGAGCCAATTCTAAGGAAGTGATTCATGCTGTTCAAGAAAGAGTAGAGCTAATTCAAAAGTCTTTACCCGAAGGGATAAGCATCAAAGAGTTTCTGGCAAGAAATAAGTTAATTGATAAGACAACTTCAACGGTATCTCAAAACTTAGTAGAAGGGGCATTGATTGTAATTTTTGTACTTGTTCTATTATTAGGAAACTGGAGAGGTGGTTTAGTAGTAGCATCTACAATTCCATTATCATTATTATTTGCCTTTATGATGATGTATCAATTCGATGTATGGGCCAATTTAATGAGTCTTGGAGCTATTGATTTTGGTATAATTGTCGATGGTGCGGTGATCATTGTTGAAGCTACAGTGTTTGCAATGCACAGTAAAATAAAGGGAGCTATTCAGCTTACGCAAGACGAAAAGGATCAGGCAACATATCAATCATCTAGTAAGATGATGAACTCTGCTTTCTTTGGACAACTTATTATACTTATTGTATTTGCTCCCATCTTGACATTAGAAGGTGTAGAAGGAAAAATGTTTATTCCTATGGCGTTGACCTTTATGTTTGCCATGATCGGAGTAATGATTCTTTGCTTAACCTACGTACCGATGGTTTCTTCTTTATTTATTAATGTACACCAAGGTTCTTCAGTTGGTTTTGGTGATAAACTTATAAGAGGTATTGAGAACTTCTATGAACCCATTTTATTAGTCTCATTAAAAAGGGGAAAGGTGATTCTACTTTCATCATTTGTAGTATTAGTGGGTAGTATCTACATTTTCACAACAATGGGTGGAGAATTTATGACTCAACTTGATGAAGGAGATATTGCCTACCATGTTATGATGAAACCGGGTTCTTCTTTAGAAGAGACAATCGAAGCAACGACTAAGGTGGAAAAGATCATGAAAGATAATTTCCCTGAGGTGGAGCAGGTAATGAGTAGAATAGGTGTAGCAGATGTTCCTACAGATCCCATGCCTTTCGATTTGGCAGATTGTCTAGTGATCCTAAAACCTAAAAGTGAGTGGACTTCAGCATCTTCAAAAGAAGAATTGATCGAGAAGTTTAAAGAAAAATTATCAATATTACCTGGGGTGAACTATGAATTTACTCAACCTATTGAGATGCGATTCAATGAATTGATTTCAGGGGTAAGAGAAGATATAGCAGTGAAACTCTTTGGGGAAGATTTGGATATTCTTGCAAACAAAGCTCAGGAAATTTCAAAATTAGTGAGCAAGGTAGAGGGAATTGGGGATATGCGTGTAGAAGCTACGGCAGGTTTGCCACAAATTTCCATCCAGTACAATAGAGAGAAAGTAGCACAATATGGCTTAAATATTTCAGACTTAAATACCTTAGTACAGACCGCATTTGCAGGGAAATCTGCAGGATTGATCTTCGAAGGCGAAAAGCGATTCGATTTGGTAGTACGTTTTGACAAAACTGAAAGAGATAACATAGATCAATTAAGAGAGATTTTAGTACCTCTTCGGGATGGATCACAAGTGCCTTTATATTTGGTGGCTGATATTGATTACGAATTGGGACCAATGCAAATCAGTAGAGATAACACACAGAGAAGAACGTATGTTGGTATCAATGTAAGAGGTAGAGATATTCAGTCTGTGGTTGAAGATATCAAACAAATATTGGATGAAGAATTAGAACTGCCTCCAGGGTATTTTATCCGTTATGGAGGTCAATTTGAAAATCTAGAAAGAGCCAATAGAAAATTACAGATTGTTGTTCCAGTAGCCTTATTATCCATATTTTTCTTGTTGTTTTTAGCACTGCGTTCTTGGAGGCAAACTATTATGATCAATATGGCGATACCATTTGCTACTATCGGTGGAATTTTAGCCTTATACTTTAGAGGATTACCATTTAGTATTTCAGCAGGAGTAGGATTTGTAGTGCTATTTGGTGTAGCTGTATTGAACGGTTTGGTATTGATTGAAGGTTGGAATGAACTTAAAGAGAATGGTGTGGATGATTTAGATGAGCGTATTCGTTTAGGAACAAAAAGACGTATCCGACCAATATTGTTAACTGCTTTAACGGATATTTTAGGATTCTTACCAATGGCTATTTCAGCATCGGCAGGGGCAGAGGTGCAACGTCCTCTAGCAACTGTTGTTATTGGAGGGATGATCACTTCTACACTTCTGACGTTAATTGTACTTCCTATCATGTATAAAATGATAGAATCAAGAAGAGTGATTGTCAAACCCAATGCAAAGTTAGTTTCCGTAGCTTTTATTGGCTTTTGTATGCTTCTACTTCCTAAACATGTAAAAGCTCAAACAGGAGTCATTGAAACTTTAGATCAGGCCATAGCAATTGGTTTACAACAAAATGGTAGCGTAAAAATTGCAGAGACAGATGTACAACTAACTGAGGAACAGAAACGTCAGGCGATAGATATCAATAAGACAAAAGTTACTGCAGAATATGGACAGTACAACAGTTATCGTAATGATTTAGGAATAAGTATATCGCAGAATTTCGACTTTCCGACGGTATATTCTAAACAAAAAAAGTTAGCTGAGGAAAATATTTCGGGTAGTAACATAAAGTTACAGATGACCCAAAATCAAGTGGTCAGTGAAATTAGAAGTGCTTGGTATCAATTATCTTATCTGGTTGAAAGGCAGAAACTAATGTATTTTCAAGATAGTCTTTATCAAGAGTTTTTAAGAGCGTCAACAATTAGATACGAGACCGAAGCGGCCAATTATTTGGAAAAGGCATCAGCAGAAACTCAAGTGATGCAAATTGAAAATGAGATTTATCTTCTAGAAGCAGATATCTTAATTCAAGAAAATACCTTAAGAGTTTTACTTCAAGATACTTTAGGTTATGTATTTAAGCCTGCACCTTTAAATAAGAGAGGAGCTGAAACGGTGCTTGATCAAGAGAAAGTAAATAGTAATCCATTATTACAGTTTGCTCAACAACAAATAGAAATTGCCAATGCAGAACAAAAAGTAGCTTCTGCAGAGATGTTGCCTGATATTCAATTAGGGTATTTCAATAACTCAATGGATGGATCAGTACTAAGTGATGGTAGTTTTGCTTCCTCATCAGACCGTTTTCAAGGATTTAGTGTGGGATTAGGTGTTCCTTTGTTTTTTGGCTCACAAAAAGCAAAAGTGAATGCAGCAAAATTGCAAAGACAAATCGCTCAGATTTCAGCAGATCAGCAACAAATTAGATTGGAAGGACAGTACAAACGTCTTATCCAGCAACTAAATCAGTTGAATGGTAGCTTGGAGTATTATGAAAATAAGGCATTACCCCAAGTGGATAGAATTATTGACAATGCACAGAAAAGCTTTGAAAATGGAGCCATCAATTATGTTGAATATTTCCAGAATGTAAACCAGAGTTTGGAGATAAAATATGCATATCTGAATACATTGAATAATTACAATATGATTACTATTCAATTGGAATACCTTATTAATGAATAA
- a CDS encoding sigma-70 family RNA polymerase sigma factor: MIDQHNIQEWVHEYADELYRWVLKRTADVQVSEDLIQETFIAAQQSIDKFEGKSSPKTWLISILKHKMLDHFRKQKSKREQPQSDIFFNENETWKKDNNPTLWGDTDEQLMNNLDFVKVLQECLGKLSERSHIAITSKYLEDKKADEICKDLEISTSNYWQLIHRAKLNLRNCIQLNWFNK, encoded by the coding sequence TTGATCGATCAACACAATATCCAAGAATGGGTACATGAATATGCTGACGAATTATATAGGTGGGTTCTTAAGAGAACTGCAGATGTTCAAGTATCAGAAGATTTAATTCAAGAGACATTTATTGCTGCTCAACAATCAATAGACAAATTTGAAGGGAAAAGTTCTCCTAAAACTTGGCTGATTTCTATTTTGAAACATAAAATGTTGGATCATTTTAGAAAACAGAAGAGCAAACGGGAACAACCACAGAGTGATATTTTCTTTAATGAAAATGAAACTTGGAAAAAAGATAACAACCCCACCTTATGGGGAGATACTGATGAGCAGTTGATGAACAACTTAGATTTTGTAAAGGTTTTGCAAGAATGCTTAGGGAAACTGTCGGAAAGATCTCATATCGCAATAACTTCAAAATACCTTGAAGACAAAAAAGCAGATGAGATTTGTAAGGATCTTGAAATTTCAACGTCTAACTATTGGCAGCTTATCCATAGAGCCAAATTAAATCTAAGGAATTGTATTCAACTGAACTGGTTTAATAAATAA